From a single Gammaproteobacteria bacterium genomic region:
- a CDS encoding TonB-dependent receptor produces MATLVRSAGVAAAVASLLAPSIAFSQLEEIVVTAQRRETNLQETPISIQAFTAEDLELGGIEQGSDIGIMTPNLVANPGGGGGSGATQFYVRGLPGVGVYIDGVWQGPFGFQQTDFVELERIEVLRGPQGTLFGRNTNGGAINITTRLPADEFGARMDLSIGEFDRRDLTLAVDVPISDTLRTKWMAASLNNDGFLQSTTTSRALGGRDDTLFRGDVLWQPTDTLSLRLTLNDEEKRSTLARIVRFTDTTHPRYVAYNVLANNPDYIAMAGPDFEVRDMGFGLSSPGFTPETHQTNLPGGQLGKWETRSDTMQDGSIADVRYATVTVDWDITDNLHLESITSGWEMDRRSVTDFDGSEFTITTDDYRNHDKNFTQEFHLTGSNVNDRVNWLAGLYYLDQEETQRFYRWMMWEFGIPNEGPTGPVPNPETVGYIEEWAAAANYAPLFRFAAPPQLPPLNLVGASSDALTRNEDEDRAFFGEVTVSVTDRLDLTYGIRYTADDGRAIELTPTSGFRSTGPHIPIQGDPFAGVVASVEEDADLGTIRTNRYAVTYQVTDDLMLYGSWGEGFTSGEVIIDENFPEPIVLDPEIVATTEIGMRSDWLDGGLRFNATYFTSDWDGLRVPVLPPPDPETGVQPPFPVNTSEGKAEASGFEFEFIWAPSDRWLVDAGLGLIDTEYLELGDIPEDGTGLQPGLPFAYAPDVSASIGLQYDMPLQSGGHVLFVANYGWMDEYVRDPANQRIPQTEDGEILFEPAYGILNARVLIEPEDQRWNLSFWGRNLTDEWYVNGGFDAREVWGYDFAVIGRSREVGMTLGFTF; encoded by the coding sequence ATGGCTACGTTAGTACGCAGTGCCGGCGTGGCGGCCGCAGTGGCGAGCTTGCTCGCGCCGTCCATCGCCTTCTCGCAGCTCGAGGAGATCGTCGTCACGGCTCAGCGCCGCGAGACGAACCTTCAGGAAACGCCGATCTCGATTCAGGCGTTCACGGCCGAGGATCTCGAGCTCGGCGGCATCGAGCAAGGTTCCGACATCGGCATCATGACGCCGAATCTCGTCGCCAACCCGGGCGGCGGCGGCGGCAGCGGCGCCACGCAGTTCTACGTGCGCGGGCTCCCGGGCGTCGGCGTCTACATCGACGGCGTCTGGCAGGGCCCATTCGGCTTCCAACAGACCGACTTCGTCGAGCTCGAGCGCATCGAGGTGCTGCGGGGCCCGCAGGGCACGCTGTTCGGCCGTAACACCAACGGCGGGGCAATCAATATCACGACACGGCTCCCGGCCGACGAGTTCGGCGCGCGGATGGACCTCTCGATCGGCGAGTTCGATCGCCGCGACTTGACGTTAGCCGTCGACGTTCCAATCTCGGATACGTTGAGGACGAAATGGATGGCCGCGAGCCTCAACAACGATGGCTTCTTGCAGAGCACGACGACGTCGCGGGCCCTCGGCGGACGCGACGACACGCTGTTTCGCGGCGATGTGCTTTGGCAGCCGACGGACACGCTCTCGTTGCGGCTCACGCTCAACGACGAGGAGAAACGCAGCACGCTTGCGCGCATCGTGCGGTTCACCGACACGACCCATCCCCGCTACGTCGCGTACAACGTGCTTGCGAACAATCCGGACTACATCGCGATGGCGGGTCCCGACTTCGAGGTGCGGGACATGGGCTTCGGGCTGTCGTCGCCGGGCTTCACTCCCGAAACGCACCAGACCAACCTGCCTGGAGGTCAGCTCGGCAAATGGGAAACTCGATCCGACACGATGCAGGACGGCAGCATCGCCGATGTCCGCTACGCGACGGTGACGGTCGACTGGGACATCACCGACAACCTGCATCTCGAGTCGATCACGTCCGGGTGGGAGATGGACCGACGATCCGTCACCGATTTCGACGGCTCGGAGTTCACGATCACGACTGACGACTACCGGAACCACGATAAGAATTTCACGCAGGAATTTCACCTGACCGGCTCGAACGTCAACGATCGAGTCAACTGGCTGGCGGGCCTCTACTATCTGGATCAGGAGGAGACGCAGCGCTTTTATCGATGGATGATGTGGGAGTTCGGCATTCCAAACGAGGGCCCCACGGGCCCCGTTCCGAACCCCGAGACGGTCGGCTACATCGAGGAGTGGGCCGCGGCCGCGAATTACGCGCCGCTGTTTCGCTTTGCGGCGCCGCCGCAGCTGCCTCCGCTGAATCTGGTCGGGGCCTCTTCCGACGCGCTGACGCGAAACGAGGACGAGGACCGGGCATTCTTCGGCGAGGTGACCGTGAGCGTCACCGATCGGCTCGATCTGACTTACGGCATCCGCTATACCGCGGACGACGGGAGAGCGATCGAGCTGACGCCGACGAGCGGGTTCCGCAGCACCGGTCCTCATATTCCCATTCAAGGCGATCCGTTCGCGGGCGTCGTCGCGAGCGTCGAGGAGGACGCCGATCTCGGTACGATCAGAACGAATCGCTATGCCGTGACCTATCAGGTCACGGACGATTTGATGTTGTACGGCAGCTGGGGCGAGGGGTTCACGTCGGGCGAGGTGATCATCGACGAAAATTTCCCCGAGCCTATCGTGCTCGATCCGGAGATCGTGGCGACCACCGAGATCGGCATGCGTTCGGACTGGCTGGACGGAGGGCTGCGTTTCAACGCGACCTACTTCACGTCTGATTGGGACGGCCTGAGAGTGCCGGTGCTTCCGCCGCCGGATCCCGAGACGGGCGTCCAGCCGCCGTTCCCCGTGAATACGAGCGAGGGCAAGGCCGAGGCGAGCGGATTCGAGTTCGAGTTCATCTGGGCGCCGAGCGATCGGTGGCTCGTGGATGCCGGACTCGGGCTGATCGACACGGAGTATCTCGAGCTGGGGGACATCCCCGAGGATGGCACGGGGCTGCAGCCGGGGTTGCCGTTTGCATATGCGCCGGATGTCAGCGCATCCATCGGGCTGCAGTACGACATGCCGCTGCAGAGCGGCGGCCACGTCCTGTTCGTGGCGAACTACGGGTGGATGGACGAGTACGTCCGCGACCCGGCCAACCAGCGGATTCCGCAGACGGAAGACGGTGAGATCTTGTTCGAGCCGGCCTACGGCATCCTGAACGCGCGGGTCTTGATCGAGCCGGAGGACCAGCGGTGGAACCTCTCGTTCTGGGGGCGGAACTTGACGGACGAGTGGTACGTCAACGGCGGCTTCGATGCACGAGAGGTTTGGGGCTACGACTTCGCGGTGATCGGGCGGTCCCGCGAGGTGGGCATGACCCTCGGTTTCACGTTCTGA
- a CDS encoding methylenetetrahydrofolate reductase, with product MLSSDDLKQQIVAFVTNYSIEATPHDEENLAELAKTLQPGTAVYMAHLPGYAIGDIARICVKLQQHGLTAVPHVVSRKLESRDQLARALEEMARGGVREALVIAGDEAIPNAAFGSSLEVLETGLFDEYEFRAVGVAGHPEGSKAIGPATTEILLQKAELAKRARFDARVVTQFGFDPEAVTDWEAATSEAGIELPIHVGMAGPASLRQLVRFAMRCGIGSSARMMVTRTGATANLLRTHAPDELITHFARHRATTSPCRLEKAHFFCFGGVLKTAKWANDVIAGRFELNGRGTGFEVA from the coding sequence ATGTTGTCGAGCGACGACTTGAAGCAGCAGATCGTGGCGTTCGTCACGAATTACTCGATCGAAGCGACGCCGCACGACGAGGAAAACCTCGCGGAGCTCGCGAAGACGCTTCAGCCCGGCACTGCGGTCTACATGGCGCATCTGCCCGGGTATGCGATCGGCGACATTGCCCGCATCTGCGTCAAGCTCCAGCAGCACGGCCTGACTGCCGTGCCGCACGTCGTCTCGCGCAAGCTCGAAAGCCGCGATCAGCTCGCCCGGGCGCTCGAGGAGATGGCGCGCGGGGGTGTCCGCGAGGCGCTCGTGATCGCGGGGGACGAGGCGATCCCGAACGCTGCGTTCGGCAGCAGCCTGGAGGTGCTCGAAACCGGGCTCTTCGACGAGTACGAGTTCCGCGCGGTGGGGGTCGCGGGACACCCGGAAGGCAGCAAGGCCATCGGTCCGGCGACCACCGAAATTCTCCTGCAGAAGGCCGAGCTCGCAAAGCGAGCCCGCTTCGACGCCCGTGTCGTCACGCAGTTCGGCTTCGATCCCGAGGCAGTCACCGACTGGGAAGCGGCCACGTCAGAAGCCGGGATCGAGCTGCCGATTCACGTCGGGATGGCGGGGCCGGCGTCGCTCCGTCAGCTCGTACGCTTCGCGATGCGGTGCGGAATCGGCTCGTCCGCCCGGATGATGGTCACGCGCACCGGGGCTACGGCCAATCTGCTGCGCACGCATGCGCCCGACGAGCTGATCACTCACTTCGCCCGCCACCGGGCGACGACGTCTCCATGTCGTCTCGAGAAGGCGCATTTCTTCTGCTTCGGGGGCGTGTTGAAGACGGCGAAATGGGCGAACGACGTCATCGCCGGGCGTTTCGAGCTGAACGGCCGGGGCACCGGCTTCGAGGTCGCATGA